One Vigna unguiculata cultivar IT97K-499-35 chromosome 11, ASM411807v1, whole genome shotgun sequence DNA window includes the following coding sequences:
- the LOC114168344 gene encoding bifunctional epoxide hydrolase 2-like, whose amino-acid sequence MMEKIKHSEVEVKGLKLHVAEIGTGSKAVLFLHGFPEIWYTWRHQMIAVANAGYRAIAFDFRGYGLSQQPAEPEKETMFDLVHEIVGLLDALSITKAFLVGKDFGAIPGHLTTVVHPERVAGIISLGIPFMLPGPSAVEGHLLLPKGFYITRWREPGRAEADFGRFPVKSVIRNIYTLFSKSEIPIAADDQEIMDLFDPSTPLPPWFSEEDLETYASLYEKSGFRYALQVPYRSINADAGLSDVKVTVPSLLIVGEKDYVLKFPGMEDYVRSGAVKSFVPDLEITYIPEGNHFVHEQMPEKVNQLIIEFLDKQSV is encoded by the exons ATGATGGAGAAGATCAAGCACAGTGAGGTGGAAGTGAAGGGACTGAAGCTACACGTGGCAGAGATTGGAACTG ggTCCAAGGCAGTGCTATTCTTACATGGATTCCCAGAGATCTGGTACACGTGGAGGCACCAGATGATTGCTGTGGCAAACGCTGGTTATAGGGCTATTGCCTTTGATTTCAGAGGCTATGGACTCTCTCAGCAACCAGCTGAGCCAGAAAAGGAAACCATGTTTGATTTAGTTCATGAAATTGTGGGTCTTTTGGATGCTTTAAGCATCACCAAG GCTTTTCTAGTTGGTAAGGACTTTGGTGCTATCCCAGGACATCTTACAACTGTAGTGCACCCAGAAAGAGTTGCTGGTATCATAAGTTTAGGCATTCCTTTTATGCTTCCAGGTCCCTCTGCAGTGGAGGGTCACCTTCTGCTCCCCAAAGGGTTTTATATTACTAGGTGGCGG GAGCCTGGGAGGGCAGAAGCAGATTTTGGCCGCTTTCCTGTGAAATCTGTGATAAGAAACATCTACACTCTCTTCTCCAAAAGTGAGATTCCAATTGCTGCTGATGATCAAGAAATCATGGACTTGTTTGATCCATCTACTCCCTTACCTCCATGGTTCTCTGAGGAAGATCTTGAAACCTATGCATCTTTATATGAAAAATCTGGATTCAGATATGCATTGCAGGTTCCTTATAG GAGTATCAATGCGGATGCTGGCTTAAGTGATGTAAAAGTTACTGTTCCATCACTTCTGATTGTTGGTGAGAAAGATTATGTGCTCAAGTTTCCAGGCATGGAGGACTATGTTCGAAGTGGGGCAGTGAAAAGCTTTGTTCCTGACTTGGAAATCACATATATTCCAGAAGGAAACCATTTTGTGCATGAACAAATGCCAGAGAAGGTGAACCAGCTCATCATTGAGTTCCTTGACAAACAAAGTGTCTAA